The Globicephala melas chromosome X, mGloMel1.2, whole genome shotgun sequence genome contains the following window.
TCCCCACAGGGATGATCGTCCCTGCCAGGCCCACCGCACCtgcagcccacccccaccccaggtgccCACCCGGGTTCTTCACTAAGACACCGCTCTCCGGCCCTGGTTCCTCATACCAAGTTGCTCCTTAAGTTCGTCTACTTCTCTCTTTAGCTCGAGACACTAGGCCAGcagacagaggaggaagagaaatgatTAGTATactctggcctcctctctcctccaccttctcccctcccctccaccttctcctctcccccgGGCCCTCCACCCCAAAGCCGGGTGGTCAGACTGGCAAGGGCTCCTCAGTGGAAAGGAGGTGGGCTCCCTCCGTGGGGTACgtgatgggggcaggggagggggagcccACACATGTCAGCTGAACTTGGACCCAGATCCCACCCTCGAGTTTGGGCCTGCATTTCCAGGATGCAGAGGAAGCATTACCCAAGGACAGCAGGGCGTTCCCAGTGGCTGCTGCTGCGTTTCCGGTCTTGGGGGATGGTCAAGTGGCCCCTGGTCACCTGAGAGGGAAAGAACACACAATCCAGCTTCCCAGGCTCCCAGTGAGGTGGAAAGGGCCAAGCGGGCTCTAAAGTGAGGTGAGGCAGCACCATCTTCTGCTGGCAACCAGCCGCCCCTGCTCTGCCCAGCAGCCGGAACCTTGTCTCTGGGCCTGCTTTCCCTGTTCCCCGGGGGCAGCCATTTCGCCATTGTGGTCCCCAAACAATGTGGCTCTGGATTCGACCCTCCCAGAGCTGCAGCCACAGCCAGCACGTGGGAGAGCAATGTGGCCGAACAGGACATAACAGAAAAGGCTGTTCCCCTGCAAGTCTACACCCGGAGCAGCTGTTTGCGGCACTGCCACCGATCACCCCGGCCGCACAAACCCCACTCAGAGGATGATGTGGCTTTAGGACAGCCCTCTGAGCACCCCATCTCCTGTGGGAGAAGCTGCCTGGGAGCAAGGCTATTCCCCcggcagagacagaggcagaggtttCTGTCCTcaacccctcttccctcccctcataTCAAACCCACGATACTCACCTGAGGGGGCAGGCGCCCTGGGCATGACTTCTCCCTGGTTCAGGGCCAAGGGTTCTGAGTTTCCTGGATCTTGGGGGCCTCTGGTGTTGACGTCGCCACTGCTGGCTTTTCTACGATGCATGCGCAGACAAGATGTCCCTGGCCTGTGAGTTAGCAGCTGAAACAAAAATTTCTCACCGATTTGGActaaggaagtgtgtgtgtgtgtgtgtgtgagagagagagagagagagagagagagagagagacagagagagagagagagacagagagagagagagagacagagagagagagagagacagagagagagagttgtgtGATTCGGGCCAGGGTGAGGCAGGGAATTGGGAAGGGAATTGAAAGGCTGACCTCAGCACTTTCTCCCTCAGTCAGCCCCAGGCCAGCAGGCAGAGCTGATCTAGGCACAACAGTGGGACACTGAGaaagcccaggccccctgcaagGAAGGTCTGGGGAACAGCTAGGAAGGAGGATTCAGGAAGCTGGTGAGTCTAAATACTGAGGCTTTCCGGGGAAGCTTTTAAGGGATCCCCCGACCCAATTCAGCTACCAGTCCTCCCTTCCATCCCAGCCCAAGTCTCTCAGAGGAGGTTGGAAAGAGGCCAAGGGTGGAGAACCGGGCCCAGGACACCCGAAGTGCTACCTTAATGTTTGTCCCTAGGAAAAGGAGCCCGATCTGGCATCGTAATGACCCAGTGACCGAGGGGCACCCAATGCTGACCTCTGAGGGGTGGACAGAGGCAGCATGGGTGAAGACGTGTGCCCTGGgtgctgtgggggggggggaagagtggggagagaggaggagcatGGCCTACTCACTTGGCCCTTTGGGGCTGGGTCTCTATTTGGGTCCTTATCTTCTCCCGCCACCGCCTCAGACTCCCTTGCCCACCTGACCACGGATTTCTTCCCAGCGCCACTGTGCTTGGACTGTTTGGTTCCCGAAAGGACCAAGGTATAACTCTTGGGTCTCCCAGGCAGCGGAATACCAGAGACTGGGGGGAAGGTGGCCGGTTCCACGGGAGTTGCCGAGATTCGCTGCCCCCGGGAACGGAAGGTTCCCCCCAGGGCAAGTTTGGATGCTTCCCCGACGGATTTCTTCTCCTGGGCTCCGTTCTTCCTAGGAGTGACCTGCGGCAGGCCACCTGGAGCAGCAGCAgaaacagaagcagcagcagcagcagcagcagcagctcccgGGTAGCTGGGCTTGCTGCCCCCCTTGCCCCACAGCACGCTCTGCATTTTCTTAGGGGAAGAGATGCCCTGCTCTCCCACGCCCTGCCTTTCCACAACCGAAGAGAGTCCTCGCGGAGCCGAGGACAGGGAAGAGCCTGTCACGTGACGGTAATTCTCCCTGACTTGGAACTTCGAGTGTCTGGGAGTGTCCCCGGGATCCTCGGGTCTGCTGGGCTTGGCCTGGCCTCCTCCTCTGCGGTAAGTGCTCACCGTCATCAGCTGTGTCTCACTGAATTCATCTGAGGACTCGGAGTCGGACAGCAGCCAGGCCAGGCCTTCCGCGGAGCGCCGCTGGCGATCCGCAGCCACGTTCAACCTACGCTTAGTGCCTCTCTTAGGGTTCCCCAAGGCCCGGCCCGCTTCAGGCCCACCGAGGTGGAGAGGGCCGGCTGGAGCCGTCGGCGCCTCCCCACAGCTCTGGCCGGGCGCTCCTCGACCGCCGGGACCCGCCTCGAGGCGCAGTGTCCACACGGTGGACTCTTTGAAGGTGGTGGAGCTCTCCGGGGACGGGTACCTGCGGACGCCCAGCACGTCCTGGTCGGTCAGCTGCTGCAGGTTGGCCTCCTTGGCCGCCTCAGACTCGTCGATCAGGTCCAGGAGGTCCCTCGTGTGCTCCTCTGGGGAGCCAGGTCGGCCTTCGCGGCCCCACAGCACCGGCCCTCGCGCTTCCAGCATCTCCCGCTCAGACTGGAAGCCCTCGGGGTCCGGGTATCTGCGGACGCCCAGCACGTCCTGGTCGGTCAGCTGCTGCAGGTTGGCCTCCTTGGCCGCCTCAGACTCGTCGATCAGGTCCAGGAGGTCCCTCGTGTGCTCATCTGGGGAGCCAGGTCCGCCTTCGCGGCCCCACAGCACAGGCCCTCGCGCTTCCAGCATCTCCCGCTTCGACTGGAAGCCCTCGGGGTCCGGGAAGCCGCCTCCGCCCTTGCCGCTCCGCGGCTCCCCAGACTCGGGGCCTGGGTCGGGCCCCGGCGGGACTGCGGGGCCGGCTATGCGGACGCCGGCCCGCTCCCTGACCTTTGGGCGGACACGCCTTCCCCACACATACACCTCATCCGGGGAGCTCATGTCGCGACCCGGGCGGCCCCGGAACCGGGGCGACGGTCGATGGCCCGAGTCGCGGTCGCGGTCACGGCGGGCTAGGCGGGCGGCGCTCAGAAGGGAGCGTCAACCACCTCACGCACCGCACGAGCTCGCCTCAAAAGAAAGGACGCGCCACTTTCAGCGCGCCTCTCACGCCCGCGCCGCAGCCTCCTCATTGGTCCTGCCCCCGCCAACCAGCGGGCGCCTTGTTCGCCCGCCCCCGTCGAGACCTAACCAATGGGGCCGAGGGCCTCTGGTTTGCTCGCAAGCCCGTGGGCGGTCTGGGCAGTTGGCTGGTGAAGGAGATGGTGGGAGTGCCTCCCTCTGTCAAGCCTCTGGGCCCGCCTCCTCCTGTCCCGCCTCCCCTTTCTGGTTAGAGTCAcagctctgagcctccgtttcccatCTATACAGGGGGTCGAGGGCGTCGGGGAGTGAGGGCGCCGGGCTCCAGGGGTGGTGAGGATGAAACGTCAAGATGGAGGCGCTGGATGCCTAGCACGCGCCGAGAGCATTTGCCAGCCTCCCTTGCACCGCAAGCCTTAAGACCCAACAGGAGAATGGGCACAGGAGTCCCGCAGTCAGTGATCAGGGGTCGGCCAGAGAGCAAAGGGATCGTATTTTCGTTCTGTAAGGTCTCTGTCTCAACTGCTCCATCAAATGTGGCTCAGCAGACGTTCCTGGCAGGCGGGTGTGGCGGATAGACTTGGGGTTGGCCTCGCTCCATcagcccttccccctctctgaggCAAATTCAAAGAAGAGGAAATCGCAGTGGCCAGTTACACCCCAAAAGGTGCTCCCCACCGCTGATCCTGGAGATGTGAACTAAAACCACGAATCGGGTTTCACACACTAGGTTGACAACCTTCAAAGAGCTTAACCATTCCGAGGGTGGGAGAGGTTAGGAGCGAACCCCTGTGGCGGTGGTGCAAGAGACGCATTTGGGAGGTAATTTGGCAGAATCCATTGAAAGCAACTTAGTGCCGGCACgcactctgtgcctggcactctTCTAAGCGCTGGGCATAAATAATAATGCATCCGCGTGACACGCCTTTAACTATAGTACCAACTATTACTGGCCTCTTCCcggtgaggaaacaggcactgAGAGGTTCGGCCACTGGCCCAAGGTCATTCGGCTCGTGGGGATCAGCGGCAGGATTGAAACCAATctatctgactccagagtccttgCTTTTAGCCCAAGATctgtaaaaggaaggaagaaggaatctATTTCCTCTATGCTCCTGCAAGTCCGCTGCCTGGTACTTCTTCCGGAGACACGCTGGTACCTGTAGTGTACAAGAACACATGCACAAGGGAGTTGGTGATGGGAAAAACTGGGAACACTCCAAATTCCCGTCAGTAAGGAAACGGATGAATGCAACGTGGCTTAGCATCCAGTAGCATAAAGCGTGGCAGTCCAACGGAATGCATCAGGCCATTCTCACAGCTTTCGAAAGCATCCGCCTGACTTCCAACTGCAAGTTGCAGAACGATGGCTTTGGATTCACATTTGTAAGTTAAATCACTTGCGTGCGtgggcacacgcacacacaccagtGAATCCTATGTAATATATGAGAATTCATTTAAGTATATGTACaagtatgttttaaagttttgaagGACGCACAACCAAGGCCTACCAGTTGTGATGGCGGTGGGTGTGGATAGCCAGGTGTCTCTCAATTTTTCTTGGAGCTGTCACTTCTCAGCTCCCCTGAGCTGAGCAGTACTGATGTCTGGGGAGTGGTGCCTCCCTTGGTTTCTATACGGCCCATGGGTGTTAGAATTTCCCGTGTCTGCCACCCCACTCCTACTCTGACACCGCTCCATTCCTCCCATACCTTCCTTCTGCTCCTTCCCGTTCATACTCCTCTGTCTTCAGTCACCTCTCTCTCCTGCAACCTGCTCTGGCTGACCTCCTGGAGAGTCCTGGGGTGTCTGAACCCCTCTTGCCTGTGGAACTCAAAGGCCCAGTTTTCTGGGTCTGCACCTGAGAAGCTGGCCGTGCTGGAGAAGTTTCAGAGCAGGGGAGATTGGGTGCACTGTAAATCTGCAATCCTCCTCCTCGAGCCTGCCCCCGATGGTGCCTGCCCGTTTGTGGATACCGCCCTCTTCCACTTCTCCCAGTGACTTTTTAAGTCGTGGTGTGCtatttcaaatatgttaaaatgGATAAGGAAGGATATAGCAAAATCTCCTGCATCCACCAGCACCCTAGGAAACATTACCAGTGGATTCAGTGGAAGCCTCCGTCTTCCCTCTCACCATTtccattcccttcctccctcccccagagagAGACTCCCAGAACTTCTTCTCACCTTCTCCACTCTCTTCGTCCCTGTGGCTCTCCTACCTCCTCTTCCCCTGCATCCCATACGTCTCCAATGATGTCACTAATCTCTGCTTTAGCCCCCTATGCTCACCAGGATCCAATACTGCTTTTGACTTACTCTCTTGGCCTGGGGTGGGAGCCAGTGTCAGAGGTTCCTCTTGGCTTTCCCCACCGGGATAGCTCTTACCCCACAGAGCAGTGACCCAATGTGGAAGTCATTGCTCCAACTGCCAAGTGCATCACTTATCATTATCAGCTTGGGGAGTGGAGAAATGACTGCTATTTTGGTCCAGGGACCCATTCAGCTCACTGTGAACCGGTCTCTATTCCCAACTCCTTTTAATGTCAGGGCCTCATAAGCCCCATTCTAATGGGGCCCCATCATGACACTTTGGGCCTCCTGGATCAATGTCAGCTCAGATCCTGTGTCCAGTAGTAGTAGAAGTGTCTGGGTCTTTTTCTAGCCTCCGGGTACAGTCACCTGAGAACCGGCAGTCATTCTCTTTAGGGACGGTCATAACCCACTGCCTTGTTTCTGGATCCTTCCTCCTCAGGACTCATCCACCTCTTCAGTGGGGCCAGTCTCTGAATTGGCTCAGGACCAGGAACTGAGCAGGAGACTGTGGCTTTTTAGCGGGATGATGGCCCTCCTTCTCTTGCATTCTTGCCTTTTGCTGGCTGTCGTTGCCCCTAGGGAGCCATGCTGTCTGAGCCATCTTCTCAGCTTTCTGCCGGTCAAGCAGGCACTCTTGACTGCCCCTCTGAGCTTGCTGGTCGTTACTGGAAATGTGGTCTGCTGGCATCTCTTGGTTAAgagctgccctctgccctctatTATGTCAGAATTCGTTGGCTCCCATGGGTGGTAATGAGCCCAGGTCGGGACCACTTTCCTTCCATCATTGGCATTGGCCTCCAGAGGGGAGCAACCACCAAACTTCTAGTGATGCTGGGGCCCCTCTCACCAGAACACTCCTGATGGCTTTGGTGAGTGATGTGTCCTCTCAGCCCTACAGTGGGACATAACCATGAGGCCATGTGACTGGCCTCACCTTTTCTGTCCGTTCTAGCATGTCTGCATCACTCAACctttttgttccttcctctgccatctGCCAATCCAAGGCAGGCATTTCCACTTCTCTCCTTATGGGCCATCACTTTCTCAAAGTTTCAAAGGGCCAGTCTGGCAGTGAATTTGCTCCATCTCCTGGAGTCCTTGCCCGTGTGTTAAATCCCATGGCATGAGAAAGCGCCTCCGCTCAGCAAAACTTGCTTATCCACTCTTATATTCCTGTCCACTTGATCCAGCACCCTCAAAATCCAATCCCAGGGATATTGCCCTGCTGCTGCCAGTACAGGCTTGTTATTTCTTggtgtataatttctttttccccttatCAGGCTCGGCATATCCCAGTGAGTTTATGGAGAAGAGATGAGGGTTTCCCTGGGAGAGGCGTCTGTCACTTTGTGGGGGAGCAGACTCTGTAGCATCTACCAGCACAGGGCATGTGTTAGCTCTTGCTAGGGAAGGAAGGGCCACCCTGCAAGCTTTGAGGCCTCAGGACGTTTGGATCTGATAAGCCAACGTTTGGAGACATCCATGCCAATATACCCGGCCTACATTTCAGAGTCTGAAGTTTTTCCAAAAAGGGCCCTGACCTTCCCATAACAGGCCTGTGTTTGTCAAGGATGTATACATCTCTGGAGTTCTGCACTTACTGTTATCGCATAATCTGTGAGCTACTCAGCTGTCTCTGCAGGAGGCAAGGGCATTTTGTAAGCCACCAAGAAAACCCCATGAATCTTACACTTGGCCCTTAACTGTTTGGTAATGTCCCTTAGTTTCTCATTATGTCTTTGCAGGGCGCCAGTATAACAGTGATGAACAGCCGCCTCTGCCCTCCCTATAGACATAGTGCCCTCCCTACCATTCAAAGGCCTGAATCATCTCACAGGCCACAAGTAAGACCCTCCACTGGGATATTTTTCAAGGTACGTATGGATAAAACCTTAAGGAATCAGGAGGTAACCTTGTGCTAGAGATTATCCATGCCCCACATAACACTCAAAATGGTACGCTCTTTGTCATTTGGGCAGTGAGTGAGCTGGTCCATAAACCCCATCTTATAGCTAACTTCTCAGACCACTCCTGGTACCACTTTTGTTAGTTTGGGTCCTCCAAAAATACGGACACCAAGGCATGATTGGACATGAACGAACATGATGGGAGAATGGCATGTGAAGGATAAAGGAGAAGGAGCAGGAATGAGTCTTCTTCTTCAGGGTGCGATGCGGGTCTGACGTCTGTAAGAGAGACGTGGGGGAAAGGAGGGTCAGATAAGAAGAATCTCAGATGCAGTTTCGTTCTAACAGTAAACTTTAGTTCCGTTTAGTTTAGTTTGTTCAGGCTCATGTGGAGTCCCCACCCTACAGCTGCCATTTAGAGGAGTCCCTGTCCTGAAGCAGTATGCCCCTGCCATGCTCAGTCACTGGCTGGGAGCTACCCAGAGGATGTGGGATCTTGGCACAAACAATGGTGGTGCCAGAGAAGTGGCAGCTGGCACTTGCCAATCTACTATGTTCCCTGCAGTGGATCGGAGGGGCATGTTTCTATGGCCACCACAAGGAAGCAGAAGTCAAAGGTGACTAACATTTCCGTTTTGAGTGACTTTGTGGTGGGGAGCATAAGGACACAGGAAGTAAAGAAAGATTGGGAGGGAAATGATGGGATTTTGGATACATTAAGGTTGTGTTTCTTATAGGACATGCAGGTGGAATGCACTTAGAAATTTGGTTCTGGAACACCAGTGAGGGGTCAAAGCTAGAGAGAGATACAGACTTGGGAGCCATTCATTCCCTCAGTAAACTTTTATAGCAGTGTTTTTTCAAACGTCACCATAACCTTAGAAGTTCCTTGCATGGAAGCTCCAATTCCTTTCCCTTCACCCTCCTCAGAAGTAACCTCTATCCTTTGTCTTCAGcgttcccttccttttctttagtTATTCTCTACATAGGTTCATATTCCTAACAACGttggttttgctgcatcctttggtctttatgtaaatggaatcatttgtgttgtttctgacTTCTCCCGTGTGATACTGTGTAACTGAGATTCATCCCTGTTGTCGCATGTGGCAGGcacttgttcattttcattgctgtacacTGTTCCACCAAATGAATATACAGTAGACTCTCATTATCATGATAGTTATTTGCAGTCTATAAAGTTGCCATGAACACTGAATTAGGCAATCCTGAAACATTGCTCCTAAGGGAAATATAATTTCAAGTTCCTACCATCcgctggtcacaacattttcatcgACTGATCGCTGCGTAATCATGtttcatgtgtgtttctgtttaaaggcactctatttaatacaaatattattgattcattaacactgacctcacagccaacagcattaTAAATCATGCCTGAACAAGGTTTATgtaacacacatattttcttgAGTGCACGTCATAGTCATTTTGCACTCAAGGACACTAGACAGTACTTCAGCACTAAGCTTGGAGGCCATCTTTAATTATGAAATCACCAACAaagaagcacaaaaatgcaaactATGTGGCACCAAATAAATCATGAAAAGGACACTTGCTTGCAGTATGAGACTGAAACCAGAAGGCAGGGCGTCACCTTGTTTGACCTCAGTTGGGAACATATTCCACCAACTCAAATTTTTCACAGCTCTCTCGAACGAGGAAAGCACTCTGGTACTGATTTGtggttaaaaatgaattttagcaAATAGGGGAATTTGCAAGTATggaatctacaaataacaagaatCAACTGTATCTCAACCTATGTATCCATTCTACTGTCAATGGgtaatttgggttgtttccatttgggcAGATATTATTCATAGCGCTACTATAAACATTCTGGCGCATGTTTCCTGGTGCCCACGTACAAGAGCCTTCCAGGGCAGAGCTTTCCAACTTTTGGACCTGGGACTTTGAGGCCTTCATCTCCAGAGACAGCCAGACAGCAGCCCCTGGACCGCTTGGTTCTGGCCCTGAACAACTTTGTCATCTTACTCCTGTATGCCATACAATCATCATTTTCTGTGTGAGCCATAGAATCAAATGGCTGGGAAGCTGTGTTCCAGTGCTCATACTTAGGACTGAAATTGTCATCTCATAGGGAAAGAAGATTTCCAACATTACTAGATCATGCCAGAGTTTTTACAATGGGGTCATGCTAATTTCTACTCCTATCAACAGTGTTTAActgttccacatcctcatcaacatttgatATTAACAAAGTACAAAATTGTTGTCAATCTTGTGATAGTGAAATGGTGTCTCATTGTAGATTTAATCTGCAATTTCTTGATTagtaataatattagtaataatattgagcagcttttcatatgcttggcCTTGGGGATTTTCTTGTCTATGAGGTGTTCATTTagtgtcctttgcccattttccccTTGGGTtgtttgcatatttatttgtggaagttctttatgtattctataCTTTAATTCTTTGATGATTTCGTGTTATGTAAATATCTTCTAGTTTTTAGCTTGCCTTCACTCTTTTTATCATACCTTTTAACGAACAAAagcacttctttttaattttcaacagCACTTTATTATGAAAAGTTCCATACAAGAAgatcacgggacttccctggtggcacagtggttaagaatctgcctgccaatgtaggggacacgggttcgatccctggtcccagaagatcccatatgccacggagcaactaagcctgtgcggcacagctactggagcctgtgctctagagcttgcgtgccacaactgctgaagcctgcgtgcctagagcccatgctccacaacaagagaagccactgcaatgagaagcccgcgcaccacaacgaagagtagcccctgctcactgcaactagagaaagccggcgcgcagccACAGAGGCCCAgcgcagccaagtaaataaataaacttttaaaagaaagaagaagatcaCAAGATGATCCGGGAAAGTTGAGGGGGTACTTGCTGATCATGGACCACCTTCGCTCTCACCTGATGACCTTGCTTCCCATTTCATTGAGAGTATACAGGCAATCAGAAACAAACTTCCCTCATTCATAAATAGTTTTCTCTATTTTGGATCATTCCTATCAGCATACAAGTATGTTGTCGTTTCTCCCAATTAAAGAAAACCTTCTTTTGATTCCAATTTCCCTTCAAGCGACACCATTTTTCTCTGCTCACCTTCACATAAAAACTCCTTAAGAGTCAGTGTATACTTGCTGTCTCAAATTCCTCTCTTGTCAttcactctttctctcctttccatttAACAATTCTCTATTGAGGGCTGACAAGGTACTGTTCTAACACATGGTGCTACATCACTGAGAAAAACAGATGACGTTCCTTCCCTCAAGAGCTTACATTTCTGTCATAGGCCTATTGGCAATATTTTCTCAATCTTCAACTATGTCCATTCCTTTGTTGTTGGAAATCACTTTCCTGGACCCAGTTTCAATCTTTATCGGTTGCCTAGAGTGTTGCTCCTAGAACACTCCTTTACCAAACCCCTAAGTGGGATCTTCTGCTTCCTAGAACTAATGTCTTCATTGTTCTTGGTTTACCACAGTGTTTTGATGGGACTCATTCTCCAGGTACCATGGGTGATAATTTCTTTTAAGACTTTGCATGAACAAATATTACCTTTAATATTACCTTTAATTTCATGCTTATTTGATAGCTGATATATAATTTCAGGCTGAAAAGTTTTCTGACTTTCAATGTCACTTTTGAGAATGCTGGTACTATTTTGCATGCCATTATGATTCCCAAGCCTTTATGTAtgacacatttaatttttttagttacatatattttgatttattacatagtaaaattaacttttttgttttcagtaccaTGAGTTTTAACACGTGGACAGATTTgtgtaactatcaccacaatcaggatacaaAACAGTTCCATCAGCCCCA
Protein-coding sequences here:
- the LOC115850500 gene encoding uncharacterized protein CXorf49 homolog, with translation MNGKEQKEARRDRDRDSGHRPSPRFRGRPGRDMSSPDEVYVWGRRVRPKVRERAGVRIAGPAVPPGPDPGPESGEPRSGKGGGGFPDPEGFQSKREMLEARGPVLWGREGGPGSPDEHTRDLLDLIDESEAANLQQLTDQDVLGVRRYPSPESSTTFKESTVWTLRLEAGPGGRGAPGQSCGEAPTAPAGPLHLGGPEAGRALGNPKRGTKRRLNVAADRQRRSAEGLAWLLSDSESSDEFSETQLMTVSTYRRGGGQAKPSRPEDPGDTPRHSKFQVRENYRHVTGSSLSSAPRGLSSVVERQGVGEQGISSPKKMQSVLWGKGGSKPSYPGAAAAAAAAASVSAAAPGGLPQVTPRKNGAQEKKSVGEASKLALGGTFRSRGQRISATPVEPATFPPVSGIPLPGRPKSYTLVLSGTKQSKHSGAGKKSVVRWARESEAVAGEDKDPNRDPAPKGQLLTHRPGTSCLRMHRRKASSGDVNTRGPQDPGNSEPLALNQGEVMPRAPAPSGDQGPLDHPPRPETQQQPLGTPCCPWCLELKREVDELKEQLAAMQYLADKLQTL